A DNA window from Pleurodeles waltl isolate 20211129_DDA chromosome 12, aPleWal1.hap1.20221129, whole genome shotgun sequence contains the following coding sequences:
- the LOC138267511 gene encoding mucosal pentraxin-like yields the protein MRLTFLLFASIMGAFAQGTNMDGQVFLFATRSATNYVTLKQDVTTLTGFTACVRAFTELTAGFSYLSCNSPSQDNNLLLFHRNSKENPYAVHVGGPETPFRSTSSPPLDRYHICGTWDSFTGVVQMFLNGKPLARKVMKKGYSIQGPLKCILGQEQDSFGGKFDINQSFVGEIDNVHVWDYVLSPADIHQAFMNNKHLNGNVISWWNLWYDITGDVLVEPVQQSHCDNQACCESSPRCKTN from the exons ATGAGGCTGACCTTTCTGCTCTTTGCCAGCATCATGGGAGCTTTTGCCCAAGGCACAA ATATGGATGGCCAGGTGTTTCTTTTCGCAACTCGATCAGCCACCAACTACGTGACTCTGAAACAAGACGTAACCACGTTGACGGGTTTCACCGCCTGCGTACGCGCATTCACAGAGCTGACTGCGGGGTTCAGCTACCTTTCTTGCAACAGCCCTTCTCAAGACAACAATCTTCTACTTTTTCACAGGAATTCTAAGGAAAATCCATATGCGGTCCACGTGGGTGGCCCGGAAACACCCTTCAGATCTACAAGCTCCCCCCCACTGGACAGATACCACATATGTGGGACCTGGGATTCGTTCACTGGGGTGGTGCAgatgtttctcaatgggaagccACTAGCCAGGAAAGTCATGAAAAAAGGCTACTCCATTCAGGGTCCTCTAAAATGTATTCTTGGCCAAGAGCAGGACTCTTTTGGAGGGAAATTTGACATAAACCAGTCTTTTGTGGGTGAAATTGATAATGTACACGTGTGGGATTATGTGTTATCACCCGCAGATATACACCAGGCCTTTATGAATAACAAACACTTAAACGGCAATGTCATCAGCTGGTGGAACCTCTGGTATGACATCACAGGAGATGTGCTGGTGGAGCCGGTGCAGCAAAGTCATTGTGACAACCAGGCATGTTGTGAGAGTTCCCCAAGATGCAAAACAAACTAG